In Hyalangium gracile, the genomic stretch GCAGATGCTCGCGCGCGCTCAGTGGGACCGACCGTCGAAGTGCTGGACGGGAATGGCCGTGAAGTCCACGCCCTCCAGGCAGCGGACGTTGATCGCGGCCATGCGGTTGCCGGACGGATCGGTGCCCTCGCCGAACGGGTGGATGCCGCACTTCGCGCAGAACCGGTGCTGGATGACATGCTTGTTGAACGTGTACGTGCTCAGCTGCTGCTCGGGCGTCTTCAGGCGCAGGCTGTCCCGGGGGACGAACCAGAGCAGCGAGCCCCTCCGCGAGCACATGGAGCAGTTGCACGAGATGACCTGCTTGATGTCCCCTTCCACCTCGAAGGCGATGCCTCCGCAGTGACAGCTTCCCTTGTAGTTCATGGCGCGTCTCCTCCCGTCTCGATGGGCCGCGGAGGGTACGCTCCACTCTCCACGTCCGCCATACTGGAGTAGGGGCGGTGCTGGGGCGTGATGTGGATTCAGACGTTGAATCGCGAGTTTGGCTGGTTCTCCGTGAAGTCAGGGGAGGCGTGGGCTGGGACATCGAGGGACGCTTCGGGGACAGGACCGGGTCGTAGCACCTTCCCTTGAACAGCTTGCCGTTGGAACCGAGCGATTCGCACTGCTCGGGAACCGCGATGAGCGCAGGTTGATACGCAGGGGCCGACTGTGTTGAGCAAGAACGAGCATGTCAGGGTCATCGGATAGGAATAGCAGCCGTTCCACTCATCCGAGCATCGTGCGTGCCCCGCTCGGCCATCTGGCTGGCGGCGCTGTCCCCAACTCCCAAGGAGTGGCTGTCCATGAGAATCCCCTGCGCCCGCGTCATTGGAATCCTGCTGTGTACCCTGGCCTTCGTGGGCTGCGGCCCCCTCGACGAGGCCCGTGCCGTACCGGAGCAGGGCACCCTCGACGAGTCCAAGGCCCTCGTCGCCCAGGGCCTGGTCGGCACTTCGGCGCTGACCGGCTCCTACAGCTACAGCGCGAGCAACACCGACAGCGCCTACCAGAACACCGTGAACCAGGTGGTGACCCTCACCGCGGGGCAGACGCTCACCGTGGCCACCTGCGGTCTGCCGGGCGCCACCTTCACGGGCGACACATTCCTGCGGCTCTACGGGCCCCTCATCCAGCTGGCCTTCAATGACGATGCCTGCGGCGGCACTGGCTCCAGCCTCACCTTCACCAGTACCGCTGGGGGCACCTACGAGATCCGCGGCGGCTGCTACGCCAGCAGCAGCTGCACCGCCACGGTCGTGTGGCAGATCACCTATGGGGGCTCGTACGCCTTCAGCGCGAGCAACACCAACGACGCCCGGCAGAACACGGTGAACCTGAACGTCCCCCTCACCGTGGGCCAGAAGATCGACGTGAGCACCTGCGGTGGCGCCACGGGCGACACCTACCTGCGACTCTATGGCCCTTCCGCCACGCAGGTTGCCGCCAACGACAACAGCTGCTTCAACGGTGAAGGCTCGAGACTGAGCTACACCACCCTCACCAACGGCACGTTCCAGATCCGCGCGGGCTGCGCCTCCTCCGGCAGCTGCAGCGGCACGGTGACCTGGTCGGTCGAGTAGCGTCCATCACACGCGGCCAGCTCGGGAAGGCTTCGCCGGCTATCTGCTCAAGAGGTGGACTGCCAGAGGTGAGGCCTACCGAAGCAGGAGCTCGGTTCAGGGGGGGTTGGTGGGTTGGGACGTCGAGGGACGCTCCGGGGTCAGGACCGGGACGTAGCACCTTCCCTTGAACAGCTTGCCGTTGCCGCCGAGTGACTCACACTGCTCGCGCGCTGCATCGAACGGAACCCAGCACGCCCCGTTGAGCACAACCTGGGCCTTGCGAGGGCATCGCCCTCTGGCATCGGGGCGCAGTTGCCCCGGTTGCGGCTCCGGGAGCGAGTCCTCCGCGAGAGGCGCTGGGGCTGAGGGCTCCGGCGCCTGGGCGGTGGAGGCGCTGGACACAGCTTCACCCAGCCCCGCCGTGCCTGCATCCCGCGGGCCCGCCACTTCGATTCTCACCTGCGCGGGGGTGGGCTTCTCCGCGAGTCGCTCGGAAACCGCCCACCCCGTCCACACGCTCAGTGCCAGCCCTGCCGTCATCGCGAGCCAAGGCCACCCCAGACGCGCGGACCCTCGGGGCCCGGTCCGCTCGAGCGGCTGGCGCGACGCTCGCTCCAAGGCCTCGGCATGCTCCGCTGCGGTGCCGCGCTGCTCGGGGCGTACCGCGAGCATGCGCAGAATCGAGGCACGCACCGTGGGCTCCACGCCACGGAGCGAAGCGGGAGTGCGCACGGTACGCACCCGCCACCTCCCATGCTCATCCTGCGCCGGGTCCACCCATTCCGGGTACTCCCCCGTGAGCAGCCGGCACGCCGCCATGCCCAGCGCGTAGAGGTCATCGGCGGGCTGGTGGACGAAGCGAACCGAGCCGTCTCCGCGGGAGTTGACCTCGAACATGCCGGCTTGGGGAGAGCGGTAGAGCGGAGTGCCAAGACACGCACCGGGAGGCGTGAGCAGCTCAGCCCCCGGAAAGGAGCCCAGGCCAAAATCCGTGAGCATGGCGCGGCCGTCGGAGGAGCGCACCAGCACGTTGTCGCCCTTGAAGTCCCGGTGGACGGCGCCCTGGGCATGGAGCGCCTCCAGCGCACGGGCGAGCTGGGCCAGCACGCGGAAACACTCCCGGGAGGAGACATCCGGGTGCCCGCCCCAGCGGTACAGGGGCACACCCTCCACCCACTCCATGGCCAGCCACGGGAAGAGCGTGCCGGCTGGAGACTGCCAGGTACCGGAGTCCCACAGCCGAGGAACACTGGGGTGGCGCACGCGGGAGATCAGCTCCGCCTCGCGAGCAAACCGAGGGTCTCCGGGCCGCAGCGCCACCTTGAGCGCCACGGGCAGGCCCTGCGCGCAGTGCCGAGGTTCGGCGCGGTACACGGCGCCATGAACGCCCTGGCCCGCCCAGGCCACCACGCGCCACGGGCCCACCTCCGTGCCCGGAGTCAGCCGTGCCGAGACCGGTGTCTCCGTCCCGCTCTGTGCATGCCCGTCAATGATGAGCGCAGGTTGATACGCCGGGGCAGGCCTTGTCGAGGGTGAGCGGTGCGGTTCGTCACGGTGCCCCTCAGGGCGTGTGCGTCTCTCGCAGCGCGTAGAACACGGGCTGGAACGTTCGAGGGACGAGGCGCTTCGCCCTCTCGGGCTGACCTCGCCTCAGTGAGGTGACCTGGAGACGATCCGCGGAAAGCGCGGGCTGTCGATCGCGCCGAGCCCGAAGTAGGACACTCGTGGGTACCCCCTCCTTTTGGACCGAGCCCCTGCCTGTCGGCCGGACGGGTTGCGAACTGGTATGACAAGCATACCAGTCGGCGGCGCGCTGGCCCGACACGGACCCCTCCCTGACAGGCGGTGGAGGCGGAAGCGGCGCGAATCCCCGCGCTGCTGGTCCGATGTGCCGACGCCCTCGGTTCCACCGACCGGGGCTGAACGCCCGAAGGCACGCGGTGGCTGCGGCGACTAAAAGGGTCTGGGAGCCACGGCCCGCCCAGCCCACCACACGCCGGTGGCCCACGAGCGTGCCCACCGGCAGCATGGCAGGGTGAAGCGAGCACGGCGGAGCACCCGGCATGCGCGACAGCCGGCCCCATGGCTCGCAGCAAGAAAGGGAATGGCATCTGATCCAGGTGTCCTCACGGCCCCGTGATTGACGTGCCTGTCACGGCGCCCGTGTAATTCCGGCGAGGCTCCCGGCACACAGGGGCCGTGGCCAGGAGGCTCCACATGAGGCGCTGGGCGGTTCTTCTGCTGTTCGCATCCCTCTCGGCGTGCGCCCCCAAGAAAGTCGTCCGCCTGAACACAGGCCAGGGTGAGCCCATCGTCCTCGTCCCGCGCCGCGACGTGGAGCCAGTGGAACTGAACGAAGAGGAGTTCCGACAAGCCGTCATGAGGCACGCTCCGTCCGTGCTGGTCACGGAGCGTCCCCTGGAGTACGCAAGGAAGCTGTTCGGCGTGCCCGAGCGAAGCGGCTGGTTCTGGTACGAGAGCAGAAACAGTCGGCTCATGGCTTCGGAGCCAGACGCCCACCCGAACGTGAGGTTGTTGCCCGAGCAAGCAGAGTTGAAGCGCTCCTACCTGCAATGGTGCGAGCGGAGATGGGGTGGCGGAGACTGTCTGCGGCTGCTGGTGGACAAGCCCTTCCTGGACAGCGACGCCAGATACGCGCTGGCCATGGCCATTGCCCACACGCGGGTGCTCGGCGCCATGAAGGAGGAGCTGGCGCAGCAGGTGAACCCTCAAGCCATCGTGGCCACAGTCGTCGGCGGCCTGACCATGTATGCGCTCCTGCTCGCGCTGCCCGAGCCGGTGAGCAAGGGTGTAGCCGCGCTGCTGACGGTGGGCGCCATGGCCTACTTGGGCTGGGACACGGTGTGGCTCCTCATCGATGGGTGGTTGGTTCTGATGGAGGAAGTGGATGCCGCCACCACCTTCGAGGCCATCTCCGCGTCCGGAGAGACGTTCGGGGACACGATGGGAGAGAAGGCGGCGCGAGCCTTCGTCATGTTGGCGATGGTGGCAATGGGGAACTCCACCTCGAGCATGGCGGCGACGCTGCCCAAGCTGCCGGGAGCTGGTCAGGCGGCGGTGGTGGCCGAGACGCAGTTCGGCATCCGTTTCACGGCTCCAGCGCTGGCTCAGGTGGAATCGGCTGCTATCAGCGCCGAGGGGATCACCCTCGCGCTGGCTCCCAACGCAGTCGCCATGGCGGCACGTGATAGCTCAGGCGGCAAGGCTGGCGCGCAGGCTCCACCGCCCAACTCCAGTGGCCCGGGGGAATGGGTCAAGGCGAACGAAGGCATGCCCGAGCAGTCGCGCCGCTATCAGGCGCAGGTGACGGGCGCACCTGAAGGCTACGTCTACCGCGTCAAGCTGGGCGACAAGTTCGTGAAGTTCGACGGCTTCGATAAAGGAGTTCTCCTCGAGACCAAGGCCACAGGCTACGCGCAGTGGATCAACAAGAAGCTGGAGTTCTTCGGGAACTTCGAGGGGCGTGACCAGATGCTCGAGCAGGCGAGACGTCAGTTCAAGGCCGCCAACGGGACCCCCATCCGGTGGATCGTCGCCGAGGAGAAACTCGCGGGCGCACTCCGAGTGCTGTTCAAGGAAGCGGGCCTCAAGATCGAGGTCACTCACGTTCCCCCCGCTCCGTGAGGAGTCGCCATTCCATGACAGATACCTACTACGCTGCCTCCTATTGGCTCGCCCGCGCGGAATCCGTCGAGGCTTGCGCCCGACGCGCGGAGCATTTCTTCCACCTCCTGGGCCGCTGCGACCCGGCATGGGCCCGCTGGTATGAGAAAGCAAACTCCTTCGAGGCGGCGCGCAAACTCCAGTTCGGCACGGATGCGACGAGCTTTCGGAAGCTGTTCGCGCGCGAGGAGAACCACTTCGATGACGACTTCTCGTTTCACTTGTGGACGGGTGACAGCCTGGAGGAAACGTCCCTGGTCGACGGAGCGTGTGGTTCGTCCTCTCTTCAGCTCCCGTCTCGCTGCGTGCTCCGGCCCTATGATGAGGGGCCCATTGGGGATCGGGTGCTGACGGCTCCCGTCATGACAGCGGTGTCGCGCGCCATGGCCCTGGCATGGGATCCGGAGTGGGGAGTGGCTACCTCTCGCGAGCACCGCGACAGCGTCACAGCGGACGCTGATCCCGGCACATTCGTCGGCTGGGTGATGTACTTCTCGCGGCTGCGCGGCACGGTGCCAGCCCTGCCTGCTCCCGTGCGTGTCGAGCCCGTGGAAGACAAGGGCTCCCTCGTCATCCTCACTCCCGAGCGATTCACTGTCTCCAACCCGGAGCACGTAGCGCTTGCCGCCCGCGTCCACGACCTGCTGGACCGGGCCAAGCTACTACGGCCTTTGCGGCCCTGGCCGGCAGGCTGACTGGAAGTGCTGGAACCTCGCGCTTTCCGAGGGTCGTCTCCAGGCTACCCGCCGCGCCCGGCGAACAGGGCTTCCAGCGCCTTGAGCTGCGTGCTGTTCGAGCGTCCCTTCAGCTCGGAGCGGCAGACGGTCTTCAGCCGGGCGAGCACCCGGTACGCGGTGGCGCGGGCCAGGCCCTGCTCGCGCGCCCAGTCCTCCACCGTGCCCTCCTCCATCAGCAGGTGGCGCAGCAGGTGGCGCTCCTGCGGCCTGAGCACCTCGAGGAGCTGGCGCGCCAGCTGCTGCGCGTCCATGCGACGCCGCAGCGCCTCGGGCGGATCATGCAGCCCGGTGTCCTCATGTGTCGGCGTGGGAGCGTCCAGCGCGTAGCGGCGCATCAGCTCGCGCAGGGCCTCCGCGGGCTGGGGCCAGCGTCCCAGCTCCGCGGCGTAAGCGCGAAGGGCCTCCTCGACGAGGGCGCGACTGAAGCGCTCGCCCTGGGTGAGGAGCGCGGGCCAGGCCACCGACTCGGGTGCGGCGCTCGCGACGCGGCCGAGCACCTCGCGCACGTGCGCCCCGAGCGCATGCGCGACGTCGTGGTCGTCCCGCTCGTCCGCGACCACCTGGCGGAAGCGATGGCGCAGGGCTCGCGTCAGCGCCTCGTCCTCCATGGCGAGCAGCTCCCGGCGGCGCGTGCCGTGGAGGATGTGGCGCTCGAAGAAGAGGCCGAGCAGGCCGTCCACCAGCTCACCGGGAGCGGTGCCGGCCAGCAGCGTGCGGAGCGCGTCGAAGGCGGGCTCGGAGAAGGCTCCACTGGCGTCGAACTCGCGCAGGGCGTCGCGCACGATGGCCAGCGGTGCTGCCATGACGTCAGTGCTCCACCTTCTTCTTGGGATTCACGGGCATGCGGATGACCTGACTGACGGAGGTGCGCGCCCCCTCGGCCTTCGCGCGGCGGAGCATGAGGGCGGGCAGCTCGGCCACGCGGCGCTCCACGGCCAGGCGCAGGTCCGCGAGGCGCTCCAGGTGACGGCGCGCGGGCACCTCGTCCACGGCCAGGCGGACCAGCTCGTGCAGCGCGGCCTCGGCCTCGTTGAGCGAGCGGCCGGCGGCCTCGACATCGCGGCGGGAGAGGGCCTTCCAGGCGGCGCCTTCGGCGGCGACGAGATCCAGCTCCACGGTGACCGCGCGCACCAGCTTGCCCTGGGGGCTGTCGGGGAGCACGCGCGTGACGGGCACGGTGGGACGGCGCGTGTCGCCGCGCTCGAGGAAGGAGGCGGAGACGGTGAGGTTCCAGTCGGCGGAGGCCAGGCGCCCGGTGAAGAGGGCGCGGCGCAGACAGGCCTGGGAGATGGCGCCGAGCAGCACGCTCATGGCGTCGCCCTCGACGCGAGCGGGGTAGCGGTGGCGGCAGCGCAGCTCGTTGAAGCCGGAGGGCAGCACGTGAATGCGGGCCTCGGAGGCCACCTCGCCGAACAGCTCGGTGACGATGCCGGCCACGGTGGTGGGCAGGGCCTCGGCGTCATCGGCGTGGGAGAAGCCGGTGCCGGAGGGGCTGGTGAGGGCCTCGAGGATGTCCGGCATGTAGTGCCGACCGAGGCCGAGCGCATGGAGCGTCAGCCCGGACTCGGCGACCTTGGAGCCGAGCTGGCGGAAGTCCAGGACGGAGGCCAGGCCGACGGAGGGCTCGCCATCGGTGAGCAGCAACAGCTTGGGGCGGGCGCCGGGGATGAGCACGCGACGCAGCGAGGCGGCGCCGAGGTCCACGGCTTCATGAAGCGCGGTGCCGGAGCCGGTCTCGAGGGCGGAGAGGCGCTCGGCGAGCTCGGCCTTGGCATCGGGCTCCATGGCGCGCACGGGGAGGATCTGCTCGGGCATGCCATCGAAGGCGAGCAGGCCGATGTAGTCGCGAGGACCGGCCTGGGCGACGAGGGCCTGAGCGGCCTCGACGGCGGCGACGAGGGGCGCGCCGCGCATGGAGGCGCTGCGATCGATGAGGAGATTGATGGCGACGGGAGCGCGCGGGGCATCCGCATCGGCCTCCAGGGTGACGAGCAGGGAGACTTCCCTCCCCTGCTCGTTGTCGCGCTCCACCGCCCAGGCCATCAGCTTCATTCAGTTCCCCTCGCCGGATGAGGGCTATTCTGCCGTGTTCCTAGACAAGACGGCAGGTCCACCCACCGCGTCTCACTGCCTGATGCGCTTCAAGAATTCCAGGGGGTTGCGGTACCGCGCGGAAGAGCCCGGCCGACCCGAGACAGGGAAAACGCGAGGAATATGAACCTCGCCTCAGGTTGGAGCGCCACAAGCGGCACAGTGCCGAGCCTGAGGGGTGCGCAGCGGCTTGCCGCAAGCGGCGCACGGCGGTCCGTAGAGGGACAGCCGATGGTGCACCACCGCATTGGGGTTCGTCTCGGCCATGCCCGTGAGCCGCTTGTACTCCTCGAGCATGGGGAGGAACCGTTCCCGAAGAGGCGAGTTCTCCTCTTGTCGGAGCCCGTTCGCCCCGGGCGCACGCTCCGAATACAGGCGCCACATCGCCTGGAACTCGTCCTCATCGAGCATCGGGACATCCATCTGGCAGCGCCAGCACCAGAGCACCTTCATCGACGACTCTCCTGATTCACGCCACGAGCCTGCCTTGCGCGCGGCTTTCGCACCACCGGGCGTGGACGCCGGAACGCGTCTCTGTCTGAGGGAAGGACGGGGAGCTCTCCTGGAGCTACGACCCGGGTACGACGCTTCTTTCGACGACTCGACTTCGGGGGCCCCCGCGCGAGCACGGCCGCGGGGGCACTCGACACTATTCTGGATCCCAGCCGCCCCACGATTCTTCGCTGTACGTCCACTGCCGGCCGCCAGCCGTGACGGTCACGGGAAGCACACCCTCGCTCTCCCCGTCATCCCCCAGGACGACAAAGCCCATGCTGTCGTCGTCCACGTACGTCGTGTCGTCGTGCCTCATGGTGCACCTCCGGACGCTCCGCATTCATGGATCGGGTAGACGGCGGTAGACCGCTCGCCCCCCGGCGGGCGCCCCCCTGTTCGGTCGACGGAGGCCCGCCCCATGCGGTACCTCCACAGCGCGTTGACCGATTTACCGCCAAGGTGGGCATGTACCCCGGCCATGTAAACCGGTTGAGCTATCCGGCCTCCAGGCACGTCGGGCAGCGCACGGCCGCCCGGTCGCTCTCGTCCGCTGCCGGATGCTTGATGGCCCTTCAGGGCGGGTCGAACCCGCGCGGGATCAGCAGCCGCAGTCGCAGTTGGCCAGGTAGCTGGCCGCCAGCGGAGAGCCGTCCTCGCGCACGATGGCCGTCCGGCCCTGGCTGTCGCCCGAGTCCAGCGTGAGCAGCTCCACGCGCCCGTCGCCCTCGAGGTCGATGACTGCCTGGACGCTCTCGCCTTTGACTTCTCCAGCGACGAGGGACTCCTGGCCGCCCTCTACCACCACCGCCACGCGCGACACCGTGGCCGTGAAGTCCGGTCCTCCACACACGTCGTTGCCCTCGCCCGTGTAGAAGTGCGCGAGCCCCACCACCACCTGGCGCCCAGCCGCGGAGAACACGCGGAACTCCACGGACTCCTGCAGCGGCAGGCCCTGCTCACGGGCGTGGGACTCCCCCTCCGCGCGCGTCTTCGCGAAGGCCGGCAGGGCCCGAAGCGCCGCCTCCTGGGAAGCCCTCAGCGGCTCGGGCAGCGAATCCGAGCGGGCGAAGTACCGGGGCGCCGGAGCTCCTCCGGGCAGGACGAAGGCGATGGCGTCCGACTGCATCGCCCGAGTCTCCACGAGCGAACAGTCCAGCTCGGCCACGGGCCACGCGCCGCCGCACCCCGGCTCCTTCGGGGGCTCCGCGTCCTGGAAGTAGCCGAAGTGCGGGATGCCCCGGTTGAGGGAGGCAAAGCCCTTCACGCGGCACCCGGACTTGAGCAGCCCCTGCCTGTCATACACGTCGACAGTGGCGCCCTTCTGGAAGGCCCCGTTGGGGTCCTCGCGGAGTGTCGCCATCCAGAAGCCGCGGTCCTCGCCCACCTGGCGCAGCGTGGCGCCCGGCGTGTCCTTCGGCTCGCTGCTCAGGAGCACGAAGCTCTGGGGCCCGCGCAGGTCCATGAGGCGAGGCTCCCCAGGCGAGCCAGCCCGAGCCGCCACCGCCGCCTGAGCCTGAAGCTGGCGCTGGCAGTCGGCCTCGCGCCGCGCCCGGTCCTGGGCGAGCGCTCCCGCGTTCTTCAGGTAGTGCTTCACGCCCGCCTGCTTCAGGCGCCCGGCCAGGGCGATGGCCGCCTCCTTCTCGGCGAAGGCCCCGGCCACCACCACCTCCAGACAGGGCTTCAGGGAGGCGAACGGAGTGCTCGACAGCCGCTTCACCCCCGAGCCG encodes the following:
- a CDS encoding GFA family protein, producing MNYKGSCHCGGIAFEVEGDIKQVISCNCSMCSRRGSLLWFVPRDSLRLKTPEQQLSTYTFNKHVIQHRFCAKCGIHPFGEGTDPSGNRMAAINVRCLEGVDFTAIPVQHFDGRSH
- a CDS encoding serine/threonine-protein kinase, with product MVAWAGQGVHGAVYRAEPRHCAQGLPVALKVALRPGDPRFAREAELISRVRHPSVPRLWDSGTWQSPAGTLFPWLAMEWVEGVPLYRWGGHPDVSSRECFRVLAQLARALEALHAQGAVHRDFKGDNVLVRSSDGRAMLTDFGLGSFPGAELLTPPGACLGTPLYRSPQAGMFEVNSRGDGSVRFVHQPADDLYALGMAACRLLTGEYPEWVDPAQDEHGRWRVRTVRTPASLRGVEPTVRASILRMLAVRPEQRGTAAEHAEALERASRQPLERTGPRGSARLGWPWLAMTAGLALSVWTGWAVSERLAEKPTPAQVRIEVAGPRDAGTAGLGEAVSSASTAQAPEPSAPAPLAEDSLPEPQPGQLRPDARGRCPRKAQVVLNGACWVPFDAAREQCESLGGNGKLFKGRCYVPVLTPERPSTSQPTNPP
- a CDS encoding restriction endonuclease fold toxin 5 domain-containing protein, with translation MRRWAVLLLFASLSACAPKKVVRLNTGQGEPIVLVPRRDVEPVELNEEEFRQAVMRHAPSVLVTERPLEYARKLFGVPERSGWFWYESRNSRLMASEPDAHPNVRLLPEQAELKRSYLQWCERRWGGGDCLRLLVDKPFLDSDARYALAMAIAHTRVLGAMKEELAQQVNPQAIVATVVGGLTMYALLLALPEPVSKGVAALLTVGAMAYLGWDTVWLLIDGWLVLMEEVDAATTFEAISASGETFGDTMGEKAARAFVMLAMVAMGNSTSSMAATLPKLPGAGQAAVVAETQFGIRFTAPALAQVESAAISAEGITLALAPNAVAMAARDSSGGKAGAQAPPPNSSGPGEWVKANEGMPEQSRRYQAQVTGAPEGYVYRVKLGDKFVKFDGFDKGVLLETKATGYAQWINKKLEFFGNFEGRDQMLEQARRQFKAANGTPIRWIVAEEKLAGALRVLFKEAGLKIEVTHVPPAP
- a CDS encoding immunity 52 family protein, coding for MTDTYYAASYWLARAESVEACARRAEHFFHLLGRCDPAWARWYEKANSFEAARKLQFGTDATSFRKLFAREENHFDDDFSFHLWTGDSLEETSLVDGACGSSSLQLPSRCVLRPYDEGPIGDRVLTAPVMTAVSRAMALAWDPEWGVATSREHRDSVTADADPGTFVGWVMYFSRLRGTVPALPAPVRVEPVEDKGSLVILTPERFTVSNPEHVALAARVHDLLDRAKLLRPLRPWPAG
- a CDS encoding vWA domain-containing protein, translating into MKLMAWAVERDNEQGREVSLLVTLEADADAPRAPVAINLLIDRSASMRGAPLVAAVEAAQALVAQAGPRDYIGLLAFDGMPEQILPVRAMEPDAKAELAERLSALETGSGTALHEAVDLGAASLRRVLIPGARPKLLLLTDGEPSVGLASVLDFRQLGSKVAESGLTLHALGLGRHYMPDILEALTSPSGTGFSHADDAEALPTTVAGIVTELFGEVASEARIHVLPSGFNELRCRHRYPARVEGDAMSVLLGAISQACLRRALFTGRLASADWNLTVSASFLERGDTRRPTVPVTRVLPDSPQGKLVRAVTVELDLVAAEGAAWKALSRRDVEAAGRSLNEAEAALHELVRLAVDEVPARRHLERLADLRLAVERRVAELPALMLRRAKAEGARTSVSQVIRMPVNPKKKVEH